DNA from Oncorhynchus masou masou isolate Uvic2021 chromosome 5, UVic_Omas_1.1, whole genome shotgun sequence:
acctctcctccaatgattccctaacctctcctccagtgattccctaacccatcctccagtgactccctaacctctcctccaatgattccctaacctctcctccagtgattccctaacctctcctccagtgactccctaacccctcctccagtgactccctatcctctcctccagtgactccctaacccctcctccagtgactccctatcctctcctccagtgactccctaacctctcctccagtgattccctaacctctcctccagtgattccctaacccatcctccagtgactccctaacctctcctccaatgattccctaacctctcccccagtgattccctaacccatcctccagtgactccctaacctctcctccaatgattccctaacccatcctccagtgactccctaacccctcctccagtgactccctatcctctcctccagtgactccctaacctctcctccagtgactccctaacctctcctccagtgaatccctaacccctcctccagtgactccctatcctctcctccagtgactccctaacctctcctccagtgaccCCCTAACCTCCTCACCAGTGACTCCCTAACCTCCTCACCAGTGACTCCCTAACCTCCTCACCAGtgactccctaacctctccttcagtgattccctaacctctcctccagtgactccctaacctctcctccagtgaccCCCTAACCTCCTCACCAGTGACTCCCTAACCTCCTCACCAGTGACTCCCTAACCTCCTCACCAGtgactccctaacctctccttcagtgactccctaacctctcctccagtgatcccctaacccctcctccagtgactccctatcctctcctccagtgactccctaacctctcctccagtgattccctaacctctcctccagtgactccctaacctctcctccagtgatcccctaacctctcctccagtgattccctaACCTCTCCACGTAgtggatgtatttcagaactaATGCAGCTGATTTAACGAATTTGATGATTGCTTGATGATCAGGTGACCATTAGAGTCAGCTGTGCTAGTTCTTCAAAGAAGAGGACTTTCTGTTTTTCTAGAGGAGAAGTTGGGGAATCACCGCTCTACAAATATTGCACAGAACAGAGAAGATAATGCACGTAATGTTTTGTTTCCTTTACATGTAGGATTCACAcatacagacacgcacacaaacacgcacacacacacagacaatctaAACTGACACCCGAGCCTTTCACACGGCTGTTGCTGTTTCTTCTACATGAATATGTAAATACACATAATCACATTGACACAACttacatagaataatatcatggTGTTTGTACAGTAGGTGATAACGGGGCATTCATAGCTGTTGCTGTCGCTACACTCATTGATGTCTACAAGAGGACCAGAGATAAATACAGAGataatgagagaaagaaagagagagacagagacaaagagagagggtatgagagagagaatggggagaggggggagagggagataggaagagagatatagggagagaggggagagagagagagagagagagagaaggggtgtagGAAAGAGGGTTTCACTCTGTTTTGTCCTTGATCATACAAAAAATATACACAGTATGTAGTGATGTTTCCAGCTGAAGCAGTCAATCAATCATTCAAGAGAAGACACACATGCAATGATGCCTCCTGTTGGACTAACCTTCACAGTGCCCAGCATAAGCAGAGAATCTGAAACCAGGTTGGCATTGGCAGTTGAAGCTCCCGATGGTGTTGATGCAAATGGCGTTGCTGGTACAAACCTGCAGTTTCCCCTGACACTCATCGAGGTctgtagagagatggaaacagGGTGATAGCGCAGTGaatccctaacctctcctccagtgattccctaacctctcctccagtgactccctaacctctcccccagtgattccctaacctctcctccagtgaatccctaacctctcctccagtgaatccctaacctctcctccagtgactccctaaccTCTCCGACAGTGaatccctaacctctcctccagtgactccctaacctctcccccagtgattccctaacctctcctccagtgaatccctaacctctcctccagtgactccctaaccTCTCCGACAGTGaatccctaacctctcctccagtgactccctaaccTCTCCCCCAGGGATTCCCTAACCTCTCCCTCAGTGaatccctaacctctcctccagtgattccctaacctctcccccagtgactccctaacctctcctccagtgattccctaacctctcctccagtgaatccctaacctctcctccagtgaatccctaacctctcctccagtgaatccctaacctctcctccagtgattccctaacctctcctccagtgactccctaacctctcccccagtgattccctaacctctccctcagtgaatccctaacctctcctccagtgactccctaacctctcccccagtgattccctaacctctcctccagtgattccctaacctctcccccagtgactccctaacctctcctccagtgattccctaacctctcctccagtgaatccctaacctctcctccagtgactccctaacctctcctccagtgattccctaacctctccctcagtgaatccctaacctctcctccagtgactccctaacctctcctccagtgattccctaacctctccctcagtgattccctaacctctcctccagtgattccctaacctctcctccagtgattccctaacctctccctcagtgattccctaacctctcctccagtgattccctaATCTCTCCTCCAGGACCTCAAGACAGTGTGTATTCCAGAACTATCACAGCTAATTTAACACAATttacatagaataatatcattatcacccccctccccacctacacatagaataatatcattatccccccCCTCCCCGCACACCCACACAAAGTTGATGATCATTAACATGGTCTACACACTCTCAGTACTGCACAGATAAGACCAAGTAATGGTTTGTTCCCTTGGCAAGTAACattcacgtacacacacacacacacccacacacacacacacacacacacacacacacacacacacacacacacacacacacacacacacacacacacacacacacacacacacacacacacacacacacacacacacacacacacacacacacacacacacacacacacacaataatccTCACCCTTACACTCCCCAGTGAGAGCAGTAAACTGGAAAGTCGTTGTGGATCTGAACCCAGGTTGACACTGACAGTAGAAGCTCCCCTGTGTGTTGTAACATGCGGCATTACTTCCACAGGGTGGGTTACTGTCCCACTCTTTACACTcatctatatcaacacacagtgtTCTCCCTTTGGCTATGAAGCCCCAGGGACAATCTCTGGCCTCTAGGTTCCCCAGCAGACTAAAATTAAGACCtgtgaggagaaaggagagagagatagagagagagagagagagatagagagatagagagagagagagagagagagagagagagagagagagagagagagagagagatcatatgCAGATGGgatcctgcatttttcagcaagTTCATTAAAAGAAACATAGATTTAGAGTCAGATAAACTTGGGTTTTTTGTCAGGagcatatacaggatgctaccctctacaacataaccttcactatgtcaccaggacatatacaggatgctaccctctacaacataaccttcactatgtcaccaggacatatacaggatgctaccgtctacaacataaccttcactatgtcaccaggagcatatacaggatgctaccctctacaacataaccttcactatgtcaccaggacatatacaggatgctaccctctacaacataaccttcactatgtcaccaggacatatacaggatgctaccctctacaacataaccttcactatgtcaccaggacatatacaggatgctaccctctacaacataaccttcactatgtcaccaggacatatacaggatgctaccctctacaacataaccttcactatgtcaccaggacatatacaggatgctaccctctacaacataaccttcactatgtcaccaggacatatacaggatgctaccctctacaacataaccttcactatgtcaccaggacatatacaggatgctaccctctacaacataaccttcactatgtcaccaggacatatacaggatgctaccctctacaacataaccttcactatgtcaccaggacatatacaggatgctaccctctacaacataaccttcactatgtcaccaggacatatacaggatgctaccctctacaacataaccttcactatgtcaccaggacatatacaggatgctaccctctacaacataaccttcactatgtcaccaggacatatacaggatgctaccctctacaacataaccttcactatgtcaccaggacatatacaggatgctaccctctacaacataaccttcactatgtcaccaggacatatacaggatgctaccctctacaacataaccttcactatgccaccaggacatata
Protein-coding regions in this window:
- the LOC135531066 gene encoding adhesion G protein-coupled receptor E2-like isoform X1 is translated as MGSRTLLLVLGLNFSLLGNLEARDCPWGFIAKGRTLCVDIDECKEWDSNPPCGSNAACYNTQGSFYCQCQPGFRSTTTFQFTALTGECKDLDECQGKLQVCTSNAICINTIGSFNCQCQPGFRFSAYAGHCEDLDECQETPQVCGSNTSCLNTFGSYHCQCQPGFRFSNHTLKY